The DNA sequence GGGAGTTCATCAAGTTTTTGACTCAGCCGGAACAGCAAGCGTTTTGGGCGGTCAATACGGGCTATTTCCCAGTAACGAAAAAAGCGTACGACGAACCGCTTATGAAGGAGAACTTGAAGGAATACCCACAGTTCCAAACGTCGATCGACCAGTTGCACAACACAAAGTTGAGTCCGGTCACCCAAGGGGCGTTAATCGGCGTTTTTCCAGAGGTTCGGGCGAACATCGAGGATCAAATTGAACGGCTTTACGAAGGAAGTGTCGAGCCGCAGGAGGCGCTTGACTCCGTCGTGCAGAAGGTGAACAAAGCGCTCGAAGTGTACAACAAGACGAACAGCAAGAAATAAAATAATTAGCACTAGACGGGAAATAAGCGCCCGATGTGACGGCAACCACCCGCGTGAGGCGATGGTTGCCGTCAGGGGCGCGTGTCAGTTTGTAAATAAGAACGTCCGCCGTTGTTTGCGTACATGAGTCGGTTGCGAGCAGTGGATGGCTGCTCGGAAAAGGAGTGACTTTTGACGAGGCGAAGTGGCGCCTTCTGGCGTTCCTTCGCTTGTTCGTGGGTCGAAAAAATGACAGACAGTGGTGCGGTTTGCCCCCTATTTCCGTTACCGTCGATTACCGTGAGGCGACGTTTCATGCGGCGGCGCCTATACACAGGTCCGGTGAACAGCAGTCGCACGCCATACGCGGTGAGGATCGCATTGCCGACAAAAAAGAAGATGTAAAGGAAGTGAACGTACGTCCCTAAGTTAGTGGAAAAACTGATGGTGTAAGCGACCCACATGGCAGTTATGAACGGTAGTTGGACTAAAGCTAGTTGCTGGTTTTCGATCCACAACAAGAACGGTGCCGCGCAGCTGGCGATCAATAGGCATACGATCAAGACGTCCATCGATTCGTCCCCCTCATACGAAATTGCGATGTTTGCAAACGCGCGATTGTGGCAAACTAAGTAACGATTTGTGAACGTTATGTTACAATTAGTATACCACAAGCACCACACAATGACACGTCGATTCGTATAAGTTAGAGCGTTATACAAAAAAGTTGACCAGCAGGATGGCGGTAAACGGCATGCACGAAGGACTTCCAACACGAATGACTCGCCAACCGCAAACAAAAAATCCCGTAACGAGGGCGAGTTACGGGATTGTTGGCGATGAAAAGGTGTATTGGCGATGAGAAGGTGTATACGTAGGACACTCGTACACGTAGCGTGGTCGCAGCGGAAACCGATGTTCACGGTACGTACTTTTGTAACAACTGCTCAATTTCGCGGTTGATGGAGGCGACGCCGACACGATCGACCGGTAAATCCGTTATGCGATACGCGCGTTTTAACGCCAAAATACGGTACACGCTTTCGTCGATGCGCTGTTCAGAAAGCGTACGATCTGCTACTGCTTTCCGTAACGCTTCGATGACTGCGACGGTGTTGTC is a window from the Numidum massiliense genome containing:
- a CDS encoding spore morphogenesis/germination protein YwcE codes for the protein MDVLIVCLLIASCAAPFLLWIENQQLALVQLPFITAMWVAYTISFSTNLGTYVHFLYIFFFVGNAILTAYGVRLLFTGPVYRRRRMKRRLTVIDGNGNRGQTAPLSVIFSTHEQAKERQKAPLRLVKSHSFSEQPSTARNRLMYANNGGRSYLQTDTRP